From Staphylococcus sp. IVB6214:
ACTACTAATATTTTCATCTTAATCTCTCTCCTCTAATAATTGTTTAATGTCTTCCTTACTTTGAGCTGCCATTAACGCTTCAACCGTATTGGTATCGCTTAAACGCATAGCCAAATTTCTCAACACATCTAAGTGTGCCGCTTCATCGACAGCACTTAATACAAAAACTAATGTGGCATAGCGTCCTGTTTCTGAAAAATTAATATGTTCTTCTAACTTCAATAAACTTAGCCCAACCTTATGAACATCTTCACTCGGTCTCGAATGGGCAATCGCAATCTCTGGTGCAATGACAATATAAGGACCCATTTCATGCACGCTATTAATCATTGCATCAACATATGATTGTTCAAAATACCCATATTCAAGTAAAGGTTCTGCTGCTACCCGAATCGCTTCTTCCCAATTGGTCACACGATCCTGTAACTGAATATGTGATGCTTGAATCATCTCTGACATTTATAAATTTCCCTCCTGACTTATCCTTTCGATACTCTCAATCATAGCTGTTTTATGACCTTCCAACATATGCTGCCTGTCATCTTCATTCATAATCAGCTGACTTAACTGTCCCAATGCATTCAAATGGACTTGTGCATTACTCGTTGCCAGTACAATGACGACCTTTACAGGATCAAAGCGTTCATGGTCAAACGCCACACCTTCTTGAAAATGTACAACTGCCATACTAACTGGTACGCGTACATGTTCAAAATGTGCATGCACTAATGCGATATGAGGACTGATCACCATATAAGGACCAAAACGATCCAATTGCGTCAGTATCTCCTGTGCGTATTGTTCATCAACATGTCCCGATGCAACGAGTACATCCACACTTTGATAAATGGCTGCTGTCCGATTTTCTGCATGTTGTGCTGTTAAAATATGCTTAGGTGGTAAGACAGCTTTGAGCGCTGGCCCTGACAATTGATCATGTGCGACAGTTGCCTCTCGGTACGCATTAATCATTTGATTGATTTTCGCCCGATCGTTTTTATTCAAGAAGGGTGATACATTGATTGCAGGAACTGAGAATGCATCAACCGGTACAGTCGAGATAATATAGTCAATATTTTGCGACTGTAAAAAGCTTTCTGAAATATCATAGATTGAAAAAGCATCTAAGATTTCTAATTCTGGATAAATTCTCTTAATGCGACTTTTCAACAGTTGCGATGTCCCAACACCTGAACCACAGAGTAAAACCACTTTAATTCGAGATGCCTGTGTATTATCCACACGCTCCATAGAAGACGCAAAATGAAGTGCCAAATATGCCAATTCATCTTCACTAAACGTGACATCGTACGTTTCTTCTAAAATTTGAACTTGTTGCTGAATCACTGCAACCAGCTCTTGATAATCATGTAGAATCTCTGCTTTCAACGGGTTCGTGTGCGTCATACCAAAGCGCATGCGATGCATTGCTGGCTGAAGATGTGTCAACAAACTCGTGCGTAATTTATGATCTCGATCAAATGAAACACCCATCTGCGCACTCACTTGTTGTACAAACTTTTGAATGACCTGTCCTAAAGCATCGACATCTGACGCCGCATCAAAACGTGTCCCTTTTGCACCTAGTAGATGGAGCGTGATAAACGCCGCTTCTGTTTTTGGGAACGTCACATTGAACAATGATTCGAGCTGTTGCGTCATATCGATTGCCAGTTGAAAAGCATCTGTATTTTGTAAACGTCTATATTCCGAATCAGGTATATCGAAATGGAATTGATCACGTGCGCGATGTATCGCAATGACAATATGAAAGATTAAGCCATCAATTGCTTCTTGTACGAGCTGTAACTGCTGACTGCGCAATGATGATACGACAATCTGCCTGATTTGTTCCAATTCTTTTTGTGAGAAAGGTGCGATACCTAGCTGTGGAGCCGCATGTGTAAAGTATGCTTGTACTACTTTTGCATAGGCTTCTCTCAAAGCTTTTTCACTGCCTTCAATCACAAAACCCTTATTGCGAATATATTCTAACGTTAAACCGTAGTCCGACAATTCACTTTGTACACTCTTCAAATCTTCAACAACGGTACGCCTAGATACGTGTAACATGTCAGCCAGTGTATTAGAACTCACAGGTTGCACAGATTCAAAAAGCTTTAAGAGAATGTTATCTCTACGTTCTTCTTTTGAATAATGAACGAGCAAAGCATCATTCTCTGAACTTTGAACAGCTGCTTGATCATTGATTTTAATTCCTAAACTTTTATTGCGCATAACCTCTAACCGATACTGTTCCTGATAGGTTTCGATATACGTTAGATCATATTGAATCGTACGTTCTGACACACGGAATCTGTTGGCAAGTTCTGCAATCGTCACGAAATCATGACGTGATGAAAGATAAGCTACAATTTGTCTTTGACGATTACTCAACAAATGTATTACCTCCTTATAACTATTGTAAGCGTTTCCTGATGTTTATGGATGTGCAATCTATTTCGTCTAACAATCCGAATCATTTCACATCTGTCAGAATTCAATAACAATACATAGC
This genomic window contains:
- a CDS encoding PTS sugar transporter subunit IIA, with the protein product MSEMIQASHIQLQDRVTNWEEAIRVAAEPLLEYGYFEQSYVDAMINSVHEMGPYIVIAPEIAIAHSRPSEDVHKVGLSLLKLEEHINFSETGRYATLVFVLSAVDEAAHLDVLRNLAMRLSDTNTVEALMAAQSKEDIKQLLEERD
- a CDS encoding BglG family transcription antiterminator: MLSNRQRQIVAYLSSRHDFVTIAELANRFRVSERTIQYDLTYIETYQEQYRLEVMRNKSLGIKINDQAAVQSSENDALLVHYSKEERRDNILLKLFESVQPVSSNTLADMLHVSRRTVVEDLKSVQSELSDYGLTLEYIRNKGFVIEGSEKALREAYAKVVQAYFTHAAPQLGIAPFSQKELEQIRQIVVSSLRSQQLQLVQEAIDGLIFHIVIAIHRARDQFHFDIPDSEYRRLQNTDAFQLAIDMTQQLESLFNVTFPKTEAAFITLHLLGAKGTRFDAASDVDALGQVIQKFVQQVSAQMGVSFDRDHKLRTSLLTHLQPAMHRMRFGMTHTNPLKAEILHDYQELVAVIQQQVQILEETYDVTFSEDELAYLALHFASSMERVDNTQASRIKVVLLCGSGVGTSQLLKSRIKRIYPELEILDAFSIYDISESFLQSQNIDYIISTVPVDAFSVPAINVSPFLNKNDRAKINQMINAYREATVAHDQLSGPALKAVLPPKHILTAQHAENRTAAIYQSVDVLVASGHVDEQYAQEILTQLDRFGPYMVISPHIALVHAHFEHVRVPVSMAVVHFQEGVAFDHERFDPVKVVIVLATSNAQVHLNALGQLSQLIMNEDDRQHMLEGHKTAMIESIERISQEGNL